A single window of Cololabis saira isolate AMF1-May2022 chromosome 24, fColSai1.1, whole genome shotgun sequence DNA harbors:
- the LOC133424988 gene encoding cyclin-dependent kinase 15-like — translation MEVWSGCRRICCCCRDEEEEEEEERKDQDLDLDLDRDQDLDHQETSLKISSSWTSLPPDQDQDGPDRSGSKSSPYWFHTLQTRRFKVQRGRSNSDPLRGNPAQDAFTWRPGLEFGAARSYLSLEKLGEGAFASVYKGISRINGQLVALKQIRMKTEEGVPFTAIREASLLKRLKHANIVLLHDIVHTRETLTFVFEYVQTDLAQYMIQHPGGLHSHNVRIFMFQLLRGLTYIHSRRILHRDLKPQNLLISYLGELKLADFGLARSKSVPSQSFSSEVVTLWYRPPDVLLGSTDYSTALDIWGTGCIFVEMLQGAPAFPGVSDELEQLHKIWAVLGVPSEDTWPGVSQLPSYRPERFRHSEPKQFRTVWKRLETLPYRTEDLVQQMLQLVPGSRVSAQQALEHQYFRSLPTPIMHLRDTVSIFKVPGVHLETEVRDTLTIGRKIKPSLLLRDW, via the exons ATGGAGGTCTGGTCCGGCTGCAGGaggatctgctgctgctgccgggatgaagaggaggaggaggaggaggagaggaaggaccaggacctggacctggacctggaccgggaccaggacctggaccaccaggagaCCAGCCTGAagatcagcagcagctggaccTCGCTGCCGCCCGACCAGGACCAG GACGGTCCGGACCGGTCCGGCTCCAAGTCCAGCCCGTACTGGTTCCACACCCTGCAGACCCGGAGGTTCAAGGTCCAGAGAGGACGCAGCAACAGCGACCCCTTGAGAGGAAACCCGGCGCAGGACGCCTTCACCTGG AGACCCGGTCTGGAGTTCGGAGCCGCCCGGTCCTACCTGAGTCTGGAGAAGCTCGGGGAGGGAGCCTTCGCCTCCGTCTACAAGGGAATCAGCAG GATAAACGGGCAGCTGGTGGCGCTGAAGCAGATCCGCATGAAGACGGAGGAGGGCGTCCCGTTCACCGCCATCAGAGAAG cctcTCTGCTCAAACGCCTGAAACACGCCAACATCGTCCTGCTGCACGACATCGTCCACACCAGAGAGACGCTCACCTTCGTCTTCGAATACGTG CAAACAGACCTGGCCCAGTACATGATCCAGCACCCTGGGGGGCTGCACTCCCACAACGTCCGG ATCTTCATGTTCCAGCTGCTGCGAGGTCTCACCTACATCCACAGCCGCAGGATCCTCCACCGAGACCTGAAGCCCCAGAACCTGCTCATCAGCTACCTGGGGGAGCTCAAGCTGGCCGACTTCG GTCTGGCCCGATCCAAGTCCGTCCCCAGCCAGTCCTTCTCCTCGGAGGTGGTGACGCTGTGGTACCGGCCGCCCGACGTCCTGCTGGGCTCCACGGATTACTCCACGGCGCTGGACATCTG GGGGACGGGCTGCATCTTCGTGGAGATGCTGCAGGGGGCGCCAGCGTTCCCAGGAGTCTCCGACGAGCTGGAGCAGCTGCACAAGATCTGGGCG GTTCTGGGCGTCCCGTCTGAAGACACGTGGCCCGGAGTCAGTCAGCTGCCCAGTTACAGACCAG AACGGTTTCGTCACTCTGAGCCGAAGCAGTTCAGGACGGTTTGGAAAAG GTTGGAGACGCTGCCCTACAGGACGGAGGACCTGGTCCAGCAGATGCTCCAGCTGGTTCCGGGGAGCCGGGTCTCGGCCCAGCAGGCCCTGGAGCACCAGTACTTCAGATCCCTCCCTACTCCCATCATGCACCTCCGGGACA